AGCTTCAGCTTCGTCCCCACCCCGTCCGTGCTGGCGACGAGGACCGGCCGCTTCGCGTCAGCCGGGACGCGGTAGAGCCCGCCGAACGAGCCGAGCTCCGAGAGCGTGTCGGGCGTGGCCGTGGAGCGCACCAGCGCCGCCACGCCCTTCATCGCCCGCGCGGCCGCGTCGATGTCGACGCCGGCCGCCGCGTACGAGAGCCCGCCCGCCGCCGTCTCAGACACCGGCGTCCACCGGCAGCTCGAACACCGTCATCTCCCGGAACGCGCGCACCCGGTCCTCGATCTCCTCCGGCGCCAGCTCGCGGAAGCGCTCGACCGAGAACTTCTCCACCGCGAACGAGCCCAGCACCGAGCCGTAGATCACCGCGCGGCGCAGGTCGCCGTCGTCGTAGCGCCCGGCCTGCGCCAGGTGCCCCATGAACCCGCCCGCGAACGCATCCCCGGCGCCCGTCGGGTCGAACACCTCCTCCAGCGGGAAGCCGGGGGCGAAGAACACCGAGTGCGGGGTGAAGAGGATGGCGCCGTGCTCGCCCTTCTTGATGATCAGGTAGCGCGGGCCCCGCTCCAGGATCCACCGCGCCGCGCGCGACAGGTTGAAGTCGCCCGAGAGCTGGCGCGCCTCGGCGTCGTTCACCAGCAGGAGGTCGACGCGCTTGAGCAGCTCCAGCAGCCGGTCGCGCTTGATGTCGATCCACAGGTTCATGGTGTCGCACGCCACGAACTTGGGCGCGTGCACCTGGTCGAGCACGCCCAGCTGCAGGTCGGGGTCGATGTTCCCCAGGAACACCCACTCGGCGTCGCGGAACTCGGCGGGGATCTTGGGCTGGAAGTGCGCGAACACGCCCAGCCGCGTCTCCAGCGTCTCGCGCGAGTTCAGGTCGAACGAGTAGCGCCCGGCCCAGCGGAAGCTCTCGCCCTGGGCGCGCTCCAGCCCGGCCAGGTCCACGCCGCGCTCGCCCAGGAAGTCGAGCGCCTCGACGGGATAGTCGTCGCCCACCACGCC
This Longimicrobium sp. DNA region includes the following protein-coding sequences:
- a CDS encoding PfkB family carbohydrate kinase; this encodes MSILVVGSVALDTVETPFGRAEEALGGSATFFSAAASLFGPVQLVGVVGDDYPVEALDFLGERGVDLAGLERAQGESFRWAGRYSFDLNSRETLETRLGVFAHFQPKIPAEFRDAEWVFLGNIDPDLQLGVLDQVHAPKFVACDTMNLWIDIKRDRLLELLKRVDLLLVNDAEARQLSGDFNLSRAARWILERGPRYLIIKKGEHGAILFTPHSVFFAPGFPLEEVFDPTGAGDAFAGGFMGHLAQAGRYDDGDLRRAVIYGSVLGSFAVEKFSVERFRELAPEEIEDRVRAFREMTVFELPVDAGV